From Herbiconiux flava, one genomic window encodes:
- a CDS encoding inositol monophosphatase family protein produces MSSATSRPESLTDLSDDLALALALADAADTLSQQRFRAHDLHVTTKPDRTPVTDADQAVERAIRDGLANARPGDAVLGEEYGETEGEPEPDATADEGGAPGAPDAGAVGRASRAHPHRQWIVDPIDGTANFLRGVPVWATLIALAIDGVPVVGVVSAPALGRRWWAATGLGAFTTDRLDARGDGPRAIRSSGISALEDASLSYNSLKGWDEEGRLDELVALSRSVWRTRAYGEMWSYMMVAEGQLELAAEFDLKPYDMAALAPIVEEAGGRFTSVDGVDGPWSGSALASNGLLHDAALALVGRPLPA; encoded by the coding sequence GTGAGCTCCGCGACGTCCCGCCCCGAGTCCCTGACCGACCTCTCCGACGACCTGGCCCTCGCCCTGGCGCTGGCCGACGCCGCCGACACGCTGTCGCAGCAGCGCTTCCGCGCGCACGACCTGCACGTCACGACGAAGCCCGACCGCACGCCCGTGACGGATGCCGATCAGGCCGTCGAGCGGGCGATCCGCGACGGGCTCGCGAACGCGCGCCCGGGCGACGCCGTCCTCGGCGAGGAGTACGGGGAGACCGAGGGCGAGCCCGAGCCCGACGCGACCGCGGACGAGGGCGGCGCACCGGGAGCCCCCGACGCCGGAGCGGTGGGCCGGGCATCCCGAGCCCACCCCCACCGCCAATGGATCGTCGACCCGATCGACGGCACCGCGAACTTCCTGCGCGGGGTGCCCGTCTGGGCCACGCTGATCGCGCTCGCGATTGACGGCGTGCCCGTGGTGGGCGTGGTGTCGGCGCCCGCCCTCGGCCGCCGCTGGTGGGCCGCCACGGGGCTCGGCGCCTTCACGACCGACCGGTTGGATGCTCGGGGCGACGGGCCCCGGGCGATCCGCAGCTCGGGCATCTCCGCGCTCGAGGACGCGTCGCTCAGCTACAACAGCCTCAAGGGCTGGGACGAGGAGGGCCGGCTCGACGAGCTCGTCGCCCTCTCGCGGTCGGTCTGGCGCACCCGGGCCTACGGCGAGATGTGGTCGTACATGATGGTGGCCGAGGGTCAGCTCGAGCTGGCGGCGGAGTTCGACCTCAAGCCGTACGACATGGCGGCGCTCGCCCCGATCGTCGAGGAGGCGGGAGGGCGGTTCACCTCGGTGGACGGTGTGGACGGGCCGTGGAGCGGCAGCGCCCTCGCGAGCAACGGGCTGCTGCACGACGCCGCCCTGGCGCTGGTGGGGCGACCTCTCCCGGCGTGA
- a CDS encoding histidine phosphatase family protein: MRLLLIRHGQTIDNVKGEIGTVVPGPGLTELGRQQAAAVPAALVSESIDAIAVSTMRRTQETAAPLAAALGLDPVVLEGLQEISAGDLEGRGDRESVTTYMRTLLSWWTDIDARIPGGENGAEFVERYSAAIAELWAAHPEGTVAVVSHGAAIRTWAAWFSQNIDESTTLALELHNTAVVVLEGSPEGGWVCVEWAGEPLGGAALDDPTAPDPTGEASF, from the coding sequence ATGCGACTCCTCCTGATCAGACACGGCCAGACCATCGACAACGTCAAGGGCGAGATCGGCACGGTCGTGCCCGGCCCCGGGCTCACCGAGCTCGGCCGGCAGCAGGCCGCCGCCGTGCCCGCCGCCCTCGTGTCCGAGTCGATCGACGCGATCGCGGTCTCGACCATGCGCCGCACCCAGGAGACCGCCGCCCCGCTCGCCGCGGCCCTCGGCCTCGACCCCGTGGTGCTCGAGGGCCTCCAGGAGATCTCCGCCGGCGACCTCGAGGGCCGGGGCGACCGCGAGTCCGTCACCACGTACATGCGCACGCTGCTGTCGTGGTGGACCGACATCGACGCGCGGATCCCCGGCGGCGAGAACGGCGCCGAGTTCGTCGAACGCTACTCAGCGGCGATCGCCGAGCTGTGGGCCGCGCATCCGGAGGGCACCGTCGCGGTGGTCAGCCACGGCGCGGCCATCCGCACCTGGGCGGCCTGGTTCTCGCAGAACATCGACGAGTCGACGACCCTCGCGCTCGAGCTGCACAACACCGCGGTGGTGGTGCTGGAGGGCTCCCCCGAGGGCGGCTGGGTGTGCGTCGAATGGGCGGGCGAACCGCTCGGCGGCGCGGCGCTCGACGACCCCACGGCCCCCGACCCCACGGGCGAAGCGAGTTTCTAG
- a CDS encoding multifunctional oxoglutarate decarboxylase/oxoglutarate dehydrogenase thiamine pyrophosphate-binding subunit/dihydrolipoyllysine-residue succinyltransferase subunit, with protein sequence MASQLTGTNTDEGASGEFGANEWLVDELYEQYLADKDSVDKSWWPVLESYRSHQQAKSGAAAPAAGQGSTPAAAPTEQGTAPAADQGAAPAETAAPVPQTESAQVAEASGARAATQPVAKTTSIEAKPQPIPAEAPSTRKSTAEEAADQAAADAEKDVVSPLRGMAKSLATNMDASLTVPTATSVRSIPAKLLIDNRIVINNHLRRARGGKVSFTHLIGWALVQALKEFPSQNVYYDEVDGKPSVVAPAHVGLGIAIDIPKPDGTRALLVPGIKRADTMSFNEFLAAYEDLVRRARGNKLTATDFQGTTISLTNPGGIGTVHSVPRLMKGQGAIIGAGALEYPAEFQGASPRVLSDLGIGKIITLTSTYDHRVIQGAGSGEFLKKVHELLLGERGFYENIFAELRIPYEPIHWAADISVDEASAIDKTARVQELINAYRVRGHLMADIDPLEYRQRTHPDLDIATHGLTFWDLDREFVTGEFGLTRQAYLRDILGVLRDSYCRKIGIEYMHIQDPAQRRWIQEKIERPYAKPGHDEQMRILEKLNEAEAFETFLQTKYVGQKRFSLEGGESTIALLDAIIQGAAEEGLDEVAIGMAHRGRLNVLTNIAGKTYGQIFREFEGTQDPRTVQGSGDVKYHLGTEGTFTASDGKEIPVYLAANPSHLEAADGVLEGIVRAKQDRKPIGTFSTLPILIHGDAALAGQGVVVETLQMSQLRGYRTGGTIHVNINNQVGFTTPPSESRSSVYSTDVAKTIQAPIFHVNGDDPESVVRVAQLAFEYRQKFHRDVFIDLICYRRRGHNEGDDPSMTQPLMYNLIEAKRSVRKLYTEALVGRGDITEEEYEAAHRDFQDRLERAFAETHAAQTASIPVITADTQAVSDLERPEAQRDDSTTAPFETAVSLDALHSIGDAFDNKPAGFTVHPKLQQLLTKRVDMSRNGGIDWAFGELLALGSLLNEGTPVRLAGQDARRGTFVQRHAVLHDRENGQEWLPLANLSDKQARFWIYDSLLSEYAAMGFEYGYSVERPDALVLWEAQFGDFANGAQIIIDEFISSAEQKWGQRSSLVLLLPHGYEGQGPDHSSARIERYLQMCAEDNMTVARPSTPASYFHLLRRQAYARPRKPLIVFTPKAMLRLRGATSSVEDLTTGRFQPVIDDGRITDKGAVTKVLLHSGKIHYDLASELQKNPNEAIALVRLEQYYPLPIEEITATLSGYPNAELVWVQDEPQNQGAWPFILTELARHLEGRTVSVVSRPAAASPAAGSAKRHATEQAALIARALS encoded by the coding sequence TTGGCTAGCCAATTGACGGGTACGAATACAGACGAGGGCGCGTCGGGCGAGTTCGGCGCGAACGAATGGCTCGTCGACGAGCTGTACGAGCAGTACCTCGCCGACAAGGACTCGGTCGACAAGTCGTGGTGGCCGGTGCTCGAGAGCTACCGCTCGCACCAGCAGGCGAAGTCGGGCGCAGCCGCACCGGCGGCGGGCCAGGGCAGCACGCCCGCCGCTGCGCCCACCGAGCAGGGCACCGCGCCCGCCGCCGACCAGGGCGCAGCCCCGGCCGAGACCGCCGCGCCCGTGCCGCAGACCGAGTCGGCCCAGGTCGCCGAGGCCTCCGGTGCCCGCGCCGCGACCCAGCCGGTCGCGAAGACCACCAGCATCGAGGCGAAGCCGCAGCCCATCCCGGCCGAGGCGCCCTCGACCCGCAAGAGCACCGCCGAGGAGGCCGCAGACCAGGCCGCCGCCGACGCCGAGAAGGACGTCGTCAGCCCGCTCCGCGGCATGGCCAAGTCCCTCGCCACGAACATGGATGCCAGCCTCACGGTGCCCACCGCCACGAGCGTCCGCTCGATCCCGGCCAAGCTGCTGATCGACAACCGCATCGTGATCAACAACCACCTGCGCCGCGCCCGCGGCGGCAAGGTCTCCTTCACCCACCTCATCGGCTGGGCGCTCGTGCAGGCGCTGAAGGAGTTCCCGAGCCAGAACGTCTACTACGACGAGGTCGACGGCAAGCCCTCGGTCGTCGCCCCCGCCCACGTGGGCCTCGGCATCGCGATCGACATCCCCAAGCCCGACGGCACCCGCGCCCTCCTGGTGCCCGGTATCAAGCGCGCCGACACGATGTCGTTCAACGAGTTCCTCGCCGCCTACGAAGACCTCGTGCGCCGCGCCCGCGGCAACAAGCTCACCGCCACCGACTTCCAGGGCACCACGATCTCGCTCACGAACCCGGGCGGCATCGGCACGGTGCACTCGGTGCCGCGCCTCATGAAGGGCCAGGGTGCGATCATCGGCGCCGGCGCCCTCGAGTACCCGGCCGAGTTCCAGGGCGCCTCGCCCCGCGTGCTCTCCGACCTCGGCATCGGCAAGATCATCACGCTCACCAGCACCTACGACCACCGCGTCATCCAGGGTGCCGGCTCGGGCGAGTTCCTGAAGAAGGTGCACGAGCTCCTCCTCGGGGAGCGCGGCTTCTACGAGAACATCTTCGCCGAGCTGCGCATCCCCTACGAGCCCATCCACTGGGCCGCAGACATCTCCGTCGACGAGGCCAGCGCCATCGACAAGACGGCCCGCGTGCAGGAGCTGATCAACGCCTACCGGGTGCGCGGCCACCTGATGGCCGACATCGACCCGCTGGAGTACCGACAGCGCACGCACCCCGACCTCGACATCGCGACCCACGGTCTGACCTTCTGGGATCTCGACCGCGAGTTCGTCACCGGCGAGTTCGGGCTGACCCGCCAGGCCTACCTGCGCGACATCCTCGGTGTGCTGCGCGACTCCTACTGCCGCAAGATCGGCATCGAGTACATGCACATCCAGGACCCGGCGCAGCGTCGGTGGATCCAGGAGAAGATCGAGCGCCCCTACGCCAAGCCCGGCCACGACGAGCAGATGCGCATCCTGGAGAAGCTGAACGAGGCCGAGGCCTTCGAGACGTTCCTGCAGACCAAGTACGTCGGACAGAAGCGCTTCTCGCTCGAGGGCGGCGAGTCGACCATCGCGCTGCTCGACGCGATCATCCAGGGCGCCGCCGAGGAGGGCCTCGACGAGGTCGCCATCGGCATGGCGCACCGTGGCCGCCTGAACGTGCTGACGAACATCGCCGGCAAGACCTACGGCCAGATCTTCCGCGAGTTCGAGGGCACTCAAGACCCGCGCACCGTGCAGGGCTCGGGCGACGTGAAGTACCACCTCGGCACCGAGGGCACGTTCACCGCCTCCGACGGCAAGGAGATCCCGGTCTACCTCGCCGCGAACCCCTCGCACCTCGAGGCCGCCGACGGTGTGCTCGAGGGCATCGTGCGCGCCAAGCAAGACCGGAAGCCGATCGGCACCTTCTCCACCCTGCCGATCCTGATCCACGGCGACGCGGCCCTCGCGGGCCAGGGCGTCGTGGTCGAGACGCTGCAGATGTCGCAGCTGCGGGGCTACCGCACCGGCGGCACCATCCACGTCAACATCAACAACCAGGTCGGCTTCACCACCCCGCCCAGCGAGTCGCGCAGCTCGGTGTACTCCACCGACGTGGCGAAGACGATCCAGGCGCCGATCTTCCACGTGAACGGCGACGACCCCGAGTCGGTCGTGCGGGTGGCGCAGCTCGCGTTCGAGTACCGCCAGAAGTTCCACCGCGACGTCTTCATCGACCTGATCTGCTACCGCCGCCGAGGGCACAACGAGGGCGACGACCCCTCGATGACCCAGCCGCTGATGTACAACCTGATCGAGGCGAAGCGCTCCGTGCGCAAGCTGTACACCGAGGCCCTCGTCGGCCGCGGCGACATCACCGAAGAGGAGTACGAGGCCGCGCACCGCGACTTCCAGGACCGCCTCGAGCGCGCCTTCGCCGAGACGCACGCGGCGCAGACCGCGTCGATCCCGGTGATCACGGCCGACACCCAGGCGGTGTCCGACCTCGAGCGCCCCGAGGCGCAGCGCGACGACAGCACCACGGCACCCTTCGAGACGGCCGTGTCGCTCGACGCCCTGCACTCCATCGGCGACGCCTTCGACAACAAGCCCGCGGGCTTCACGGTGCACCCGAAGCTGCAGCAGCTGCTCACCAAGCGCGTCGACATGAGCCGGAACGGCGGCATCGACTGGGCCTTCGGCGAGCTGCTCGCGCTGGGCTCCCTGCTGAACGAGGGCACCCCGGTGCGCCTCGCCGGTCAGGATGCGCGTCGCGGAACGTTCGTGCAGCGCCACGCCGTGCTGCACGACCGCGAGAACGGCCAGGAGTGGCTGCCGCTCGCGAACCTCAGCGACAAGCAGGCCCGGTTCTGGATCTACGACTCGCTGCTGAGCGAGTACGCGGCCATGGGCTTCGAGTACGGCTACTCGGTCGAGCGCCCCGACGCGCTCGTGCTCTGGGAGGCCCAGTTCGGCGACTTCGCCAACGGCGCCCAGATCATCATCGACGAGTTCATCTCCTCGGCCGAGCAGAAGTGGGGCCAGCGCTCGTCGCTCGTGCTCCTGCTGCCGCACGGCTACGAGGGCCAGGGCCCCGACCACTCCTCCGCCCGCATCGAGCGCTACCTGCAGATGTGCGCCGAGGACAACATGACGGTCGCCCGCCCCTCGACCCCCGCGTCGTACTTCCACCTCCTGCGCCGCCAGGCCTACGCCCGGCCCCGCAAGCCCCTGATCGTCTTCACCCCGAAGGCGATGCTGCGCCTGCGCGGTGCGACGAGCTCGGTCGAGGACTTGACGACGGGTCGCTTCCAGCCGGTAATCGACGACGGCCGCATCACCGACAAGGGCGCCGTCACCAAGGTGCTGCTGCACTCGGGCAAGATCCACTACGACCTCGCCAGCGAGCTGCAGAAGAACCCGAACGAGGCCATCGCCCTGGTTCGGCTCGAGCAGTACTACCCGCTGCCGATCGAGGAGATCACGGCCACGCTCTCCGGCTACCCGAACGCCGAGCTGGTCTGGGTGCAGGACGAGCCCCAGAACCAGGGCGCCTGGCCGTTCATCCTGACCGAGCTGGCCCGTCACCTCGAGGGCCGCACCGTCTCGGTGGTGTCGCGCCCCGCCGCGGCCTCCCCCGCCGCCGGAAGCGCGAAGCGCCACGCCACCGAGCAGGCGGCGCTGATCGCCCGAGCGCTCAGCTAG
- a CDS encoding sigma-70 family RNA polymerase sigma factor, with translation MLDRPVVDWPVMSDTTPDPRALFEEQAIPFLDQLYGAALRMTRNPSDAQDLVQETFVKAYAAFGQFEQGTNLKAWLYRILTNTFINTYRKKQRDPYQGSTSEMEDWQLGTAESVTASMSSRSAEAEAIDHLPDSDVKEALQSIPEDFRLAVYLADVEGFSYQEIADIMKTPVGTVMSRLHRGRRLLRGLLTDYARSRGLEVATATAKGSKK, from the coding sequence GTGTTGGACCGCCCGGTCGTAGACTGGCCGGTGATGAGTGATACCACCCCTGATCCGCGCGCCCTTTTCGAAGAGCAGGCCATCCCGTTCCTCGATCAGCTCTACGGCGCTGCGCTGCGCATGACGCGAAACCCGAGCGACGCCCAAGACCTCGTGCAGGAGACCTTCGTCAAGGCCTACGCCGCGTTCGGGCAGTTCGAGCAGGGCACGAACCTCAAGGCGTGGCTCTACCGCATCCTGACGAACACCTTCATCAACACCTACCGCAAGAAGCAGCGCGACCCCTACCAGGGCTCCACCAGTGAGATGGAGGACTGGCAGCTGGGCACCGCGGAGTCGGTGACCGCGAGCATGTCGAGTCGCTCCGCCGAGGCCGAGGCGATCGACCACCTGCCCGACAGCGACGTCAAGGAGGCGCTGCAGTCGATCCCCGAGGACTTCCGCCTGGCCGTGTACCTGGCCGACGTCGAGGGGTTCTCCTACCAGGAGATCGCCGACATCATGAAGACCCCCGTAGGAACCGTGATGAGCCGCCTGCACCGAGGCCGGCGGCTGCTTCGCGGACTACTGACCGATTACGCGCGGTCGCGCGGCCTCGAGGTCGCCACCGCCACTGCCAAAGGGAGCAAGAAATGA
- a CDS encoding zf-HC2 domain-containing protein, protein MSDCGCDKARAELEEYLRNEICTTDAKDIRDHLATCEGCQSELHIGVVLTQTVQRACKETAPEELRDQLLARLREVQTY, encoded by the coding sequence ATGAGTGACTGCGGCTGCGACAAGGCCCGCGCCGAACTCGAGGAGTATCTGCGCAACGAGATCTGCACGACCGACGCGAAGGACATCCGCGACCATCTCGCGACCTGCGAGGGCTGCCAGTCGGAGCTGCACATCGGCGTGGTGCTGACGCAGACGGTGCAGCGGGCCTGCAAGGAGACCGCTCCCGAGGAGCTGCGCGACCAGCTGCTGGCCCGCCTCCGCGAGGTTCAGACGTACTAG
- the rsgA gene encoding ribosome small subunit-dependent GTPase A, with amino-acid sequence MSWWDSADDDDDEGDFDESTVRIRPNPKGNRPRTKQRPDHKDAVTGRVMTVDRGRFAVLIGEDTPEEHEITASRARELGRTPIVTGDRVDLVGDVSGEPGSLARVVRVQERSTLLRRSADDSDAVERVIVANADQMLIVVAAANPEPRARLIDRYLVAAFDAGITPILCITKTDLADPGELLSEFACLDIRVITLSRDEVPLEELTDLLVGHTTVTVGHSGVGKSTLVNELVPGADRATGVVNTVTGRGRHTSSSTLCLRLRAADGRTGWIIDTPGVRSFGLGHVDPANILRSFAQTARVPEGEPPGGIPLTEAHDWEIVDRVAAGELGESGRARLESLQKLLQTTA; translated from the coding sequence ATGAGCTGGTGGGACTCCGCCGACGACGATGACGACGAGGGCGACTTCGACGAGTCGACCGTGCGCATCCGCCCGAACCCGAAGGGCAACCGCCCGCGCACGAAGCAGCGCCCCGACCACAAGGACGCGGTCACCGGCCGCGTCATGACCGTCGACCGCGGGCGCTTCGCCGTGCTGATCGGCGAGGACACCCCCGAGGAGCACGAGATCACCGCCTCGCGCGCCCGGGAGCTCGGCCGCACGCCGATCGTCACCGGAGACCGGGTCGACCTGGTCGGCGACGTCAGCGGCGAACCGGGCAGCCTGGCGCGCGTCGTGCGGGTGCAGGAGCGCTCGACGCTGCTCCGCCGCAGCGCCGACGACTCCGACGCGGTCGAGCGGGTGATCGTCGCGAACGCCGATCAGATGCTGATCGTCGTAGCCGCCGCGAACCCCGAACCTCGGGCACGACTGATCGACCGCTACCTGGTGGCGGCGTTCGATGCGGGCATCACCCCCATCCTCTGCATCACCAAGACCGACCTCGCCGACCCGGGCGAGCTGCTGTCGGAGTTCGCCTGTCTCGACATCCGGGTGATCACGCTGTCGCGCGACGAGGTGCCGCTGGAGGAGCTGACCGACCTGCTGGTCGGCCACACCACGGTGACCGTGGGCCACTCCGGCGTCGGCAAGTCGACGCTGGTGAACGAGCTGGTGCCGGGGGCCGACCGTGCGACCGGAGTCGTCAACACCGTCACCGGCCGCGGCCGGCACACCTCCTCCTCGACGCTGTGCCTGCGGCTCCGGGCCGCCGACGGACGCACGGGGTGGATCATCGACACGCCGGGCGTGCGCTCCTTCGGCCTCGGCCACGTCGACCCGGCGAACATCCTGCGGTCGTTCGCGCAGACCGCGCGGGTGCCCGAGGGCGAGCCGCCCGGGGGCATCCCGCTGACGGAGGCGCACGACTGGGAGATCGTCGACCGGGTCGCGGCCGGCGAGCTCGGCGAGAGCGGGCGGGCGCGGCTCGAGTCGCTGCAGAAGCTGCTGCAGACCACCGCCTGA
- a CDS encoding DUF72 domain-containing protein, protein MTARALVGISGWRYPRWRGDYYPTGLAQRRELSYVAERMDSVELNGSFYSLQRPGSYRRWRSEAPPGFVFAVKGGRFITHMKRLAGVETALANFFASGVLALGPQLGPVLWQLPERQEFDEALLEHFFEQLPRSTSQALALAKRHDERLEGRAHLEIEGDTPIRHSLEVRHASFLGDRPAALLRAHGIGLVIADTAGRWVEPQAITSSLVYVRLHGSRELYTSGYTDEELDDWARRIGRWLDGTGTPDGDPRDVVVYFDNDAAGHAPFDAERLRERVRGLPAGRP, encoded by the coding sequence ATGACGGCGCGGGCTCTCGTCGGCATCTCCGGCTGGCGCTACCCCCGCTGGCGCGGGGACTACTACCCGACGGGGCTCGCGCAGCGCCGTGAGCTGTCCTACGTCGCCGAGCGGATGGACAGCGTCGAGCTGAACGGCTCGTTCTACTCCCTCCAGCGACCCGGGAGCTACCGCCGCTGGCGGTCGGAGGCGCCGCCCGGGTTCGTCTTCGCCGTGAAGGGCGGCCGCTTCATCACGCACATGAAGCGGCTCGCCGGCGTCGAGACGGCGCTGGCGAACTTCTTCGCCTCGGGGGTGCTCGCGCTCGGGCCGCAGCTCGGGCCGGTGCTCTGGCAGCTGCCCGAGCGCCAGGAGTTCGACGAGGCGCTGCTCGAGCACTTCTTCGAGCAGCTGCCGCGCAGCACGAGCCAGGCGCTCGCCCTGGCGAAGAGGCACGACGAGCGGCTCGAGGGCCGGGCGCACCTCGAGATCGAGGGCGACACCCCGATCCGGCACAGCCTCGAGGTGCGGCACGCGTCGTTCCTCGGCGACCGGCCGGCCGCGCTGCTGCGGGCGCACGGCATCGGGCTGGTGATCGCCGACACGGCCGGACGGTGGGTGGAGCCGCAGGCGATCACCTCGAGCCTCGTCTACGTGCGGCTGCACGGCTCGCGCGAGCTGTACACGAGCGGCTACACCGACGAGGAGCTCGACGACTGGGCCCGGCGCATCGGCCGCTGGCTCGACGGCACCGGCACCCCCGACGGCGACCCCCGTGACGTGGTGGTGTACTTCGACAACGACGCCGCCGGCCATGCGCCCTTCGACGCCGAGCGCCTGCGGGAGCGGGTGCGGGGGCTGCCGGCCGGTCGGCCGTAG
- a CDS encoding septum formation family protein, producing the protein MAISPSRLSFAAAALLVTGLSLTGCTALFPSSAPPATDSSTGEEIEQTDTDVFALSVGQCLNDTDGTEVSEVPLVDCADEHDFEVYSDFELTGDEFPGTDEINTQADAQCLSDFESFVGISYDDSTLGYTYFTPTEGSWTDGDDRLVSCLIGDPNGKVSGTLKGAAK; encoded by the coding sequence ATGGCGATTTCCCCGTCCAGACTCTCGTTCGCTGCTGCCGCGCTGCTCGTCACCGGCCTGTCCCTCACGGGCTGCACCGCGCTGTTCCCGAGCTCGGCCCCGCCGGCCACCGACTCCTCCACGGGCGAGGAGATCGAGCAGACCGACACCGACGTCTTCGCCCTCAGCGTCGGCCAGTGCCTGAACGACACCGACGGCACCGAGGTCAGCGAGGTGCCCCTCGTCGACTGCGCCGACGAGCACGACTTCGAGGTCTACTCCGACTTCGAGCTCACGGGCGACGAGTTCCCCGGCACCGACGAGATCAACACGCAGGCCGACGCGCAGTGCCTGAGCGATTTCGAGAGCTTCGTGGGCATCTCCTACGACGACTCGACGCTCGGCTACACCTACTTCACCCCCACCGAGGGCTCGTGGACCGACGGCGACGACCGCCTGGTCTCGTGCCTCATCGGCGACCCGAACGGCAAGGTCTCGGGCACGCTGAAGGGCGCGGCCAAGTAG
- the aroA gene encoding 3-phosphoshikimate 1-carboxyvinyltransferase, with translation MPVQRYSAPQFNPYGDDSPQAVDEHWPAPRASGPVSAVLFLPGSKSLTNRELVLSALADGPSRLRAPLHSRDSSLMTDALRALGTTIVETPGDGAFGPDLLVTPAAELVGSTTIDCGLAGTVMRFLPPVAALALGPVTFDGDEGARRRPMSTTISSLRALGADIADDGRAALPFTLHGSGRIEGGPLTIDASASSQFVSGLLLAAARFENGLELQHEGSRLPSQPHIDMTVAALVRRGVDAESEEGGRWRVAPGPIAGIEIDIEPDLSNAAPFLAAALVTGGSVTITGWPESTTQVGADLEQLLPLFGATVVRDGDRLTVTGGPSIRGVSIDLSTGGELAPPLVALAALADEPSRITGIGHIRHHETDRLAALATEINNLGGDVRELEDGLEITPRPLHGGLWSSYEDHRMATAGALIGLAVDGVLVDDIATTAKTLPQFPELWASMLAGSAPDGTAAGLPGAAR, from the coding sequence ATGCCTGTCCAGAGATATTCCGCTCCGCAGTTCAACCCCTACGGCGACGACTCCCCGCAGGCGGTCGACGAGCACTGGCCCGCGCCGCGCGCGAGCGGCCCCGTCTCGGCCGTCCTCTTCCTCCCCGGCTCGAAGTCGCTGACCAACCGCGAGCTCGTGCTCTCGGCCCTGGCCGACGGCCCGTCGCGGCTGCGCGCCCCCCTGCACTCCCGTGACAGCTCCCTGATGACGGATGCGCTGCGAGCCCTCGGCACCACCATCGTCGAGACACCGGGCGACGGCGCCTTCGGCCCCGACCTCCTCGTCACCCCCGCCGCGGAGCTCGTCGGCAGCACCACGATCGACTGCGGACTCGCCGGAACCGTCATGCGCTTCCTGCCGCCGGTCGCCGCCCTGGCCCTCGGCCCCGTGACCTTCGACGGCGACGAGGGCGCCCGCCGTCGCCCGATGTCCACCACGATCAGCTCGCTCCGGGCCCTCGGCGCCGACATCGCCGACGACGGCCGCGCGGCCCTCCCCTTCACCCTGCACGGCTCCGGCCGCATCGAGGGCGGCCCGCTCACCATCGACGCGTCCGCCTCGAGCCAGTTCGTCAGCGGGCTGCTGCTGGCGGCCGCCCGCTTCGAGAACGGTCTCGAGCTGCAGCACGAGGGCTCCCGGCTGCCGAGCCAGCCGCACATCGACATGACGGTCGCGGCGCTGGTGCGCCGCGGCGTCGACGCCGAGTCGGAGGAGGGCGGTCGCTGGCGCGTCGCGCCCGGCCCCATCGCCGGCATCGAGATCGACATCGAGCCCGACCTGTCGAACGCCGCACCGTTCCTCGCAGCCGCGCTCGTCACGGGCGGCAGCGTCACGATCACCGGCTGGCCCGAGTCGACCACGCAGGTCGGGGCCGACCTGGAGCAGCTGCTGCCGCTGTTCGGCGCCACCGTCGTGCGGGACGGAGACCGGCTGACGGTCACCGGGGGCCCGAGCATCCGGGGCGTGTCGATCGACCTGTCGACCGGGGGCGAGCTGGCGCCACCGCTGGTCGCCCTCGCCGCGCTGGCCGACGAACCCAGCCGCATCACGGGGATCGGCCACATCCGGCACCACGAGACCGACCGCCTCGCCGCGCTCGCCACCGAGATCAACAACCTCGGCGGCGACGTGAGAGAGCTGGAGGACGGCCTCGAGATCACGCCGAGGCCGCTGCACGGCGGCCTCTGGTCGAGCTACGAAGACCACCGCATGGCGACGGCCGGTGCCCTGATCGGCCTCGCCGTCGACGGAGTGCTCGTCGACGACATCGCGACCACCGCCAAGACGCTGCCGCAGTTCCCCGAGCTCTGGGCGTCGATGCTGGCCGGTTCCGCACCCGACGGCACGGCGGCCGGCCTGCCCGGGGCGGCCCGATGA